One Ahaetulla prasina isolate Xishuangbanna chromosome 17, ASM2864084v1, whole genome shotgun sequence genomic window carries:
- the B4GAT1 gene encoding beta-1,4-glucuronyltransferase 1, with protein MTCSCFQALILALGLVAGLQLLYLALLSGWHGQEQRYRYAQLFQTRHAMPSHGHKQRLKPVLASGGTLDASGQYRVYRDMLRASWDGQDRQDVVLVTHTSLGNLHHAQQLVERWHGPVSVALFAPGSDEVRQATAMVYALAILCAPLQQWLRLHLVCPANQMASFPEQEQDKGEFARLQSCGDVFAKLAQLGAGRRNYAMDVANASYPNNLLRNVAREAAGGHWALVVDMDMVPSEGLREDFLALPKTSDEGTPWVFVVPAFEIRHTRRIPASKAELVQLYQVGEIRPFYEELCPRCQAPTNFSHWLNLPAGGSLRVAYEVAWRDPWEPFYVGATSVPPYDERFKQYGFNRISQACELHIAGYRFAVLSNAFLVHKGFKVAGEFHAQKDAENQRNKLLFRQFKQELKSKYPESPRRC; from the exons ATGACCTGCTCCTGTTTCCAGGCGCTCATCCTGGCGCTGGGGCTGGTGGCCGGCTTGCAATTGCTTTATTTGGCTCTGCTCTCCGGGTGGCATGGACAGGAACAGCGGTATCGCTACGCCCAGCTTTTCCAGACGCGCCACGCCATGCCAAGCCACGGGCACAAGCAGAGGCTCAAGCCGGTGCTGGCTAGTGGAGGCACCCTGGATGCCAGTGGGCAGTACCGCGTCTACCGGGACATGCTGCGGGCCTCTTGGGATGGACAGGACCGGCAGGACGTGGTACTGGTCACCCACACCAGCTTGGGCAACCTGCATCACGCTCAGCAGCTGGTGGAGCGCTGGCACGGGCCAGTCTCGGTGGCCCTCTTTGCGCCGGGCTCTGACGAGGTGCGCCAGGCCACGGCGATGGTCTACGCCTTAGCCATCCTGTGTGCCCCTCTCCAGCAGTGGCTTCGGCTGCATCTGGTGTGTCCTGCCAACCAGATGGCTTCCTTCCCTGAGCAGGAGCAGGATAAGGGGGAATTTGCCCGCCTCCAGTCCTGTGGCGATGTTTTCGCCAAGCTGGCACAGCTAGGGGCGGGCCGGCGTAACTATGCCATGGACGTTGCCAATGCTTCATATCCCAACAACTTGCTGCGCAACGTAGCCAGGGAGGCAGCCGGTGGGCACTGGGCGCTGGTGGTCGACATGGATATGGTGCCCAGCGAGGGTCTGCGAGAAGACTTCCTGGCCTTGCCTAAAACCAGCGACGAGGGGACGCCGTGGGTGTTTGTGGTGCCGGCCTTTGAGATCCGCCACACGCGCCGGATTCCGGCCAGCAAGGCGGAGCTGGTGCAGCTGTATCAAGTGGGGGAGATCCGACCGTTTTATGAGGAGCTGTGCCCCCGGTGCCAAGCTCCCACGAACTTTTCCCACTGGTTGAACCTTCCCGCGGGGGGCTCCCTGCGTGTGGCCTACGAGGTGGCCTGGCGAGACCCTTGGGAGCCCTTCTATGTGGGGGCTACCTCAGTGCCTCCGTATGATGAACGTTTCAAGCAGTACGGCTTTAACCGGATCAGTCAG GCCTGCGAACTCCACATTGCCGGCTACCGGTTTGCAGTGCTCAGCAATGCCTTTTTGGTTCACAAGGGATTCAAGGTGGCGGGCGAGTTCCACGCACAAAAGGATGCTGAAAATCAGCGCAACAAGCTCCTTTTTCGACAATTCAAGCAGGAGCTGAAGAGCAAATACCCGGAATCGCCACGGAGGTGTTGA